A window of Apium graveolens cultivar Ventura chromosome 8, ASM990537v1, whole genome shotgun sequence contains these coding sequences:
- the LOC141677684 gene encoding uncharacterized protein LOC141677684: MTEMELLNGEDDNTVITNHAIPVAGKYKIVPLNDDVSDFSELRLVEKKNSGEKLGDGGDVEVDASEESPAVEKVEGEFENEKLAVGEKIEAEEMTTTVISPNSKLPKPEAPAGIVYSRSQSAPESAVGMNMPAIGKFFREKSSSLSSSITKGLSTLKDESERFRLSKVTEFNLSGVKVIVKTKNEDDEVDRVEFKGQISFFSRSNCRDCSAVRHFLRERNLRYVEINIDVFPGREKELKERAGSASVPQIFFNEKLVGGLVVLNSLRNSGMLEQKLKDLLSRKCPASAPAPPVYGFDDQSEEDERMDEMVGIVRVLRQKLPIQDRMMKMKIVKNCFSGTEMVDAVMKHYEVSDRIKAVEIGKRLQQKHFIHNVFGEVKFEDGNHYYRFLEHETFIPRCFNFRGSTNDIEPKAASVVSQRLSKLMSAILESYASDDRQHLDYVAISNSEEFRRYVNLVQDLQRLNIMSLSPDEKLAFFLNLFNAMVIHAAIRIGHPGGVVDRRSFNSDFLYIIGGHHYSLNDIRNGILRANRRAPYSLVKPFGGGDRRLEMALEKMNPLIHFGLCNGTRSSPTVRFFTLKAIESELRHAAREFFQKDGIEVNLAKRTVHLTRIIKWFDMDFGQEKEMLKWIMKYLDATKAGLLTHLLADGGSVNVVYQKYDWSANF, translated from the exons ATGACTGAAATGGAATTACTCAACGGAGAAGACGATAACACTGTTATTACTAATCACGCTATTCCGGTCGCCGGAAAGTACAAGATCGTGCCGTTAAACGACGACGTTTCTGATTTCTCGGAGCTCCGGTTGGTTGAGAAGAAGAATTCCGGCGAAAAGCTCGGCGACGGCGGCGATGTGGAGGTGGATGCGAGTGAGGAGTCGCCGGCGGTGGAGAAAGTAGAAGGAGAATTTGAAAATGAAAAACTAGCCGTTGGCGAGAAAATCGAGGCGGAGGAGATGACGACAACGGTGATTTCGCCGAATTCGAAGCTGCCGAAGCCGGAGGCGCCGGCGGGGATAGTGTATAGTCGGTCTCAATCGGCGCCGGAAAGTGCAGTCGGAATGAATATGCCGGCGATCGGGAAGTTTTTCCGGGAGAAGAGTAGTAGTTTGTCGAGTTCGATTACGAAAGGATTGTCGACGTTGAAAGATGAGTCGGAGAGGTTTAGGCTGAGTAAAGTGACGGAGTTTAATTTATCGGGAGTTAAAGTGATTGTTAAGACGAAAAATGAGGATGATGAGGTCGATAGAGTTGAGTTTAAAGGACAAATTAGCTTTTTTTCGAGGTCGAATTGTCGAGATTGTAGCGCTGTTCGACATTTCCTCAGAGAACGTAATTTGAG GTATGTGGAAATTAATATTGATGTGTTTCCGGGGAGGGAGAAGGAATTGAAAGAAAGAGCGGGAAGTGCATCCGTTCCGCAAATATTTTTTAACGAGAAATTAGTTGGGGGATTAGTGGTGTTGAATTCGTTGAGGAATAGTGGGATGTTGGAACAAAAATTGAAGGATTTGTTGTCGAGGAAATGTCCGGCTAGTGCGCCTGCCCCTCCGgtttatggatttgatgatcAATCTGAGGAGGATGAGAGGATGGACGAGATGGTGGGAATTGTTAGGGTTTTAAGGCAGAAGTTACCGATTCAGGATAggatgatgaagatgaaaattGTTAAGAATTGCTTCTCTGGAACTGAGATGGTGGATGCCGTTATGAAACATTATGAGGTCTCAGACAGGATCAAG GCAGTTGAAATTGGAAAGAGGCTGCAACAGAAACACTTTATACATAACGTCTTTGG AGAAGTTAAATTCGAGGATGGAAACCACTACTATAGATTTCTTGAGCACGAGACTTTCATTCCTAGATGCTTCAATTTCCGAGGATCTACCAATGACATCGAGCCAAAGGCTGCTTCCGTAGTTAGCCAAAGGCTTTCCAAGTTAATGTCGGCAATACTTGAATCTTATGCTTCCGATGATCGTCAGCATCTTGATTATGTTGCAATAAGCAATAGTGAAGAATTCAGGAG ATATGTAAATCTGGTACAAGATCTTCAAAGGCTGAACATCATGTCTCTATCCCCAGATGAAAAGTTAGCTTTTTTCCTAAACTTGTTCAACGCCATGGTCATTCATGCTGCAATTAGGATTGGACATCCTGGGGGAGTTGTCGACCGGAGATCCTTCAATTCTGATTTCCTCTACATAATTGGAGGTCACCATTATTCACTTAATGATATAAGAAATGGTATCCTTAGAGCTAACCGAAGAGCACCTTACTCATTGGTCAAACCCTTTGGTGGTGGAGACAGGCGCTTGGAG ATGGCACTCGAAAAAATGAATCCATTGATTCATTTCGGACTCTGTAATGGCACAAGATCAAGCCCAACTGTTAGATTCTTTACTCTTAAAGCAATAGAATCCGAGTTAAGACATGCTGCTAGGGAGTTTTTCCAGAAGGATGGTATAGAGGTGAATCTGGCAAAGAGGACTGTCCATCTCACTCGTATCATCAAATG GTTCGATATGGATTTTGGACAGGAGAAGGAGATGTTGAAGTGGATAATGAAATACTTGGATGCAACCAAGGCAGGTCTTTTGACACATCTCTTGGCAGATGGAGGTTCGGTTAATGTTGTTTACCAAAAGTATGACTGGTCTGCAAATTTTTGA